ACAATCACTAGTCAATATGCTTTTCTCTCATGCCTTTCTTCGTTCATGGTTCGATATTCTGGTGTCCTAGGCGTAGAGGAACCACACCAATCCATCCCGAACTTGGTGGTTAAACTCTACTGCGGTGACGATACTGTAGGGGAGGTCCTGCGGAAAAATAGCTCGACGCCAGGATGATAAAAAGCTTAACACCTCTCATTCTTATTACTACTTTTTCATATTGAAAAAGAAAAAAAAAAATGAAAAGGTCGTTTTATTCAAAACCCCAATTATGAAATCCCTTCTCTCCCCCTTCACACCTCGGAACGCACCCTTATTATAGAGAAAAAGGCGCTTTCACATCTTCTTAACCCGAAATGGCTGGGGAGAGGAAAGGTTCCTTTTTTTTTAGGGTACTCCCGGGAACAGACAGATCCAGTGGAGACGGGGCGGGGCCTGTAGCTCAGAGGATTAGAGCACGTGGCTACGAACCACGGTGTCGGGGGTTCGAATCCCTCCTCGCCCACAACCGGCCCAAAAGGGGAAGGACCTTTCCCTATGGGGGTAGGAAAATCATGATCGGGATAGCGGACCCAAGGCTATGGAACTTGGGTGTGGGTCTTTTGTCGAAATGAAATGGCCTTCCTTTTTTCTTTTTATTTATTATTTATCGTTAAGGGCTGAAAAATGAAATATAGTATGCCGCCCCGCCCGAATCAGCATATTTTTTTTTTGTTTTACGCCCCGTAACTCTTCCTCAGCCAGGCTTGGTCAAAATACAAAATAGCAGAGCAAGTAAAAGTATTAGTAGCATAGCAAAAATGCGTTCCTCGTCATTAATATGTTTGCTCGCGGTAATTGTGGCCTCTCGGGAGAATCGAGAACTGCATCTTTGATGCACTTGCTAGTACTAGTACATCTGAGAATTCTTAATTGGCTAGTTGTAAACAGCCCCAGGACTATGGAACAAAGGGTTATCCCGGACCTACACCGAGATATTGACGGTGATTCTCAAATATCGAAGAACAGAATGTGATACGATGAGATAGAATGCAATAGAAACAAAGACACAGGGAACCAAGGGGTTACCGTACTCTTAACGGTCAAAGCGAACCCTTTCATTCTGAATTCTTTAATTCGGAATGAATCAAATCTCCCCAAGTAGGATTCGAACCTACGACCAGTCGGTTAACAGCCGACCGCTCTACCACTGAGCTACTGAGGAACAACGGGAGATTAGATCTCATAGAGTTCAATTCCCGTTCTCAACTCATAACCAATATGAGCTCGAAGTTTCCTTCGTAACTCCCGGAACTTCTTCGTAGTGGCTCCGTTCCATGCCTCATTTCATAGGGAACCTCAAAGTGGCTCTATTTCATTATATTCCATCCATATCACAATTCCATTCATTTAATATCCCTTTGGTGTCATTGACATAAGAGATGTCGTTTCTAGTCTATATCTTTCTATATATGGAAAGTTCAAAAATCATCATATAATAATCCAGAAATTGAAATAGAAAAGAAAAAGGGGAGGTTTGTGATGATTTTGAAATCTTTTATACTCGGTAATCTAGTATCCTTATGGATGAAGATAATCAATTCGGTCGTTATGGTCGGACTCTATTATGGATTTCTGACCACATTCTCCATAGGGCCCTCTTATCTCTTCCTTCTCCGAGCTCGGATTATGGAAGAAGGAGAGGAAGGAACCGAGAAGAAGGTATCAGCAACAACGGGTTTTATTGCGGGACAGCTCATGATGTTCATATCGATCTATTATGCGCCTCTGCATCTAGCATTGGGTAGACCTCATACAATAACTGTCCTAGCTCTACCCTATCTTTTGTTTCATTTCTTCTGGAACAATCACAAACACTTTTTTGATTATGGATCTACTACCAGAAATTCAATGCGTAATCTTAGCATTCAATGGATATTCCTGAATAATCTCATTTTTCAATTATTCAACCATTTCATTTTACCAAGTTCAATGTTAGCCAGATTAGTCAACATTTATATGTTTCGATGCAACAACAAGATGTTATTTGTAACAAGTAGTTTTGTTGGTTGGTTAATTGGTCACATTTTATTCATGAAATGGGTTGAATTGGTATTAGTCTGGATACAGCAAAATAATTCTATTAGATCTAATGTACTTATTCGATCTAATAAGTACCTTGTGTCAGAATTGAGAAATTCTATGGATCGAATCTTTAGTATTCTCTTATTTATTACCTGTGTTTACTATTTAGGCAGAATACCGTCACCCATTGTTACTAAAAAACTGAAAGAAACCTCAGAAACGGAAGAAAGGGGGGAAAGTGAGGAAGAAAGAGATGTAGAAATAGAAAGAACTTTCGAAACGAAGGGGACTAAACGGGAACAAGAGGGATCCACCGAAGAAGATCCTTCTCCTTCCCTTTTTTCGGAAGAAAAGGAGGATCCGGACAAAATCGATGAAAGGGAAGAGATCCGAGTAAATGGAAAGGGGGATGAATTCAACTTTAAAGAGACATTCTATAAAGATAACCCAGTTTATAAAACTTCTTATCTGGATGGGAATAAAGAGAATTCAAAGTTAGAAATATTTAAAGAAGATAAATATTTATTATGGTTTGAAAAACAAAAAAAAAAAACAAAAAGAGATTTTATTTTGTAAAATTCAAAAAATGAAAATTAAAATAAATTAATAAAAAAATTAATACAAAAACTAAATACAATAAGAGATAAGAAGAAATGCGACCGCCCCCTACATATTTGATACCTTCTCCTAAAAAGAAACTCGCAAGACCGAACCCATTTGTAATTCCATCAATTACTCGTCTATCAAAAAAATGAGTTAGTTCCGCTAATCCTCTTATACCCTCAATTAAAGATTTTGTATACAAAGCATCTATATAACCACGATTATATGACCAATCATATATCCCATTTATTATTTTGTCCCGCAGAACTCTATTAGGAGTTCTTTTAACAACTGAATTAAGTAAGTTTAAATTTTGTAAAGATGAATAAATAGGCTTATATAAGAAAGTCGCTAAAAATATTCCTACAAAAGCTATACTGAGAGAAAAACTTGCATTTGTCACAAATTCCTCCCAATTCACAGAATTATTTGAATTTTGATGTAAAATATTTATAGACGGATTTAACAATTTAGATAATATATCTAAATTACTTTCATCTTGATTAAACGGAATTCCTATGGCTCCAACAAACAAAGTAAATAGGACTAATAGAAAGATGGGAAATATCATAGTATTGTCCGATTCATGGGGATAAGAGAAAGTGTTTTTAGTGCGAAAATGAATAATAGTAAGAAAAGGGCTTAGAATCCTTTTTACATTACCATCAATTTGATATGTCTTATTCCAAAAAAAAGAAGCCCTTTCATTATTATCCATTGCCAATAAAGTTAATAAACGAAAATTTTTTTTAATCTTTTTTGGTATTTCTTTTCCCCATAGAGATATTGAATAGAAAGAGCTGCTTTTTTGACCACTATAATTTTGAAACTGAACGTTTAAATGTCCTTCAAAAGTAAGTAAATAGACCCGAAACATATAAAATGCGGTTAATCCTGCTGTGGAACAAGCTATTATTGCGAAAATCGGTGAATACAACCAACTATCATTAAGAATCTCATCTTTGGACCAAAAACAAGCAAGAGGTGGAATACCACAAAGAGAAAGTGTACCCACTAAAAAGGCGGTTTTTGTAATTGGGACATGCTTTTTTAAACCTCCCATAAGAACCATATTCTGACTTTTATCTGGAGAATATCCAACAATAGATTCCATTGAATGAATAATAGATCCGGAGCCTAAAAACAACAATGCTTTGGAATAAGCATGAGTAATCAAATGAAATAAAGCGGCTCGATAAGAGCCCATACCTAGAGCTAACATCATATAACCTAGTTGAGACATTGTAGAATAAGCTAAACTTCGTTTAATATCTTTTTGAGCCAGAGCTAAAGTAGCTCCTAATAATACTGTTATTATACCTATCAAAGATATGAAATTCATTATGTAAGGTATGATTATAAAAAGAGGAAGAAGTCGAGCTACAAGAAAAATTCCCGCTGCTACCATAGTAGCAGCATGGATAAGAGCCGAAATAGGAGTAGGGCCTTCCATGGCATCAGGTAACCATACATGAAGGGGGAATTGTGCAGATTTAGCAACTGCACCAGTAAATAAAAGAAAGGAACACAAAGTAAGAAATAGAAAATTAACTTCATTATTATAAATCAAGTTATTGAATATTTCGAACAAATCCCGAAATTCAAAACTACCCGTTATCCAATAAAGACCTAAAATTCCTAATAATAAACCAAAATCCCCTACACGATTAGTTACAAACGCTTTTTGACAAGCAGTTGCCGCAATAGGTCGCGTGAACCAAAAACCTATTAATAGGTAAGAACACATTCCGACTAATTCCCAAAAAATATAAATTTGTATCAAATTAGAACTAGTAACTAATCCCAGCATTGAAGTATTGAAAAAACTCAGATAAGCAAAAAATCTCAAATATCCTTGATCATGAGACATATAATTATCACTATAAAAAAGAACCAAAATTCCAACGGTAGTAATTAATATTAACATAATAGAAGTAAGTGGATCGATTAAGTAACCGAATTCTAAAGAAAAATCATTATTAATGGTCCAAGACCATACATATTGATAGAGAGAACTTCTATTTATTTGCTGAATAGATAGATAGACTGAAAGAATCATAACTATACTTAACAATAAAATACTAGGAAAAGCCCACACACGACGAAGATTTTTTGTTGCCGTTGGAAAAAGTAGAAGTCCCACTCCTATTAACATAGGAACTGGTAGTGGAATGAAAGGTATAATCCATGAATATTGATATGTATATTCCATAATAAAAAACCTTTTTATTCTTGTTTTATTCTTAATTAATTGTTTCTGATTCACCGGCTTTTTTAGGTTCAATAAAAAATCAAGATACGGAAAATTTAAATAAAATTTTCTATTCTTAATTATTCTCAATCTTTTTTTCAATACTTCAAATATTCAAATCAAGAAGTTAGGATTGGTCAAATGATATGAGTATAACCAAGTTACGATTACAAATTTATTTATTAATATATTAAACTATATTAAGTAAGATTTTTAGGAAGATACAAAAAAATTTCAATTAATATTACGTATTACGATAATTTATATCTATAGAGCAAAGAAAAAGAATTAAACTCAAATAGCCTACTTAATACATTACTTTATTTTGATATGACTAATATATTTGATATGACTAATATAATAGTAATAATAGGATGGCCCATAACTTGATTCTAAAGAACTTTTTTTCGTTCCTTTTTTGAAAAATTCATTGGGGAACTCAGCGACTGTCTTTTATTGGACTGGAAGACATCTTTTGTTGTAGGGAAAGAATATGATATTCGATATTTTCCTTTTCATAACATAAAAAGAAATAGACTTAAAAGAAAAAGGAGAATTACTAAAATAACTTTTCTAAAATCATGTATCCTTTTTGATTAACTACTAGTTTCATTCAAATTATGTGTACGCGCTCTTTTGAGCTTGATCAATTTAATAGCAAAAAAAAAAAATGAAAGTAATTTTGAATTAGGGGGGATAAGGTAAGGATTGGGTTTTGAAACCTTTCAATCTATTTACCTGTTTTATTACCGGTAAAAAGAAAATATAGCAGAACAAAAATGGACAGGGATATCAAAAAAAAACAAAAATTCTAAAGTTTTATTTTTCAATTTTTTTTTTTTTATTTTATACAATATCTGGAAAAGAAAGAAAAATTTTAATTGTTTGAACAATAGATGTCTTTCACATCCAACTATAGAAATGAATAACTTTTTAAACTTTTCATGGCAGTTCCAAAAAAACGTACTTCTATATCAAAAAAACGCATTCGTAAAAATATTTGGAAAAAAAAGGCATATTGGGCGGCGTTGAAAGCTTTTTCATTAGCAAAGTCTCTTTCAACCGGGAATTCAAAAAGTTTTTTTGTACGACAAATAAATAATCAAACGCTAGATTAAATAATCTAAATCTGAAAATGGGACCCCCTTTATTTAATATATTTTTTCATTTCCGAATGGGGATTCTTTTTTTCCCCATCGGTTCACTTGTCACAATAATAAATAAGTTTTTTTTTCTACATAAAAGAAGATATAAGATCTTTAGGAAAAATAAAAATCAAAAAAAGATCGTTGAAATTAATTGACTAAGTTAAAAAAACTGTTTTGTGACTTTAACTTTTGGAATCATTATTTTTCTGACTCAGTATAGAATATATTCCCGACTCCTTTGATAAAAGTCCTCTTTTTTTTTTATTTAGGTAGGTATTATAGACGGATAATGTGTCAATTTTGAGTGGTCAAAATGGATCCTATGTTTTGTTTGTAAAGGAAGATTGATCAATCTTTATAATTAATTCTAATTTTTACAAAGAATTTTTTTCTTTACGGTAGATTAGGAATAATTATGATAGAAAATCAAAAACTTTTTGTTAGACAAGATGTTTAGACCAATATTTAATTGGTCTACTAAATCCTAAATAAAAATTTCTATAGGACAAAAAAGAACCTAAGGGTTAATACAAAGTTCTACAAATATTTACATAATTCCTTGGATGTCACACTATGCACTATGATCCATAAAAAGAATTTTTTTATTCATTGAACAAATGCATTTTTTAGTTTAGATTCATAAAATAAATAAAAAATGAATTTTTCAAAAATATTCAAAAATGCAAATATGAAAGAACTTTTTAAAAATTATATACTTGGGTTGAAGCCATAATTATTTAGTTGCAGAATTTCCATTTTTATAGAGCATAAATTCCATTTTTATAGAGCATAAACTACGAAAATGTCCTCTGTTAAATAAAACATCTTAATCTTATTATCAAGAAAAGGATAATAAAGATTTTTATTAGAATCTTTCAATGCCTATTTATATTGATTATATTGAATATTGAAAGGAAACGGTTTTTTCTCATTAATTTGAA
This genomic window from Punica granatum chloroplast, complete genome contains:
- the rpl32 gene encoding ribosomal protein L32, with the protein product MAVPKKRTSISKKRIRKNIWKKKAYWAALKAFSLAKSLSTGNSKSFFVRQINNQTLD
- the ndhF gene encoding NADH-plastoquinone oxidoreductase subunit 5, translated to MEYTYQYSWIIPFIPLPVPMLIGVGLLLFPTATKNLRRVWAFPSILLLSIVMILSVYLSIQQINRSSLYQYVWSWTINNDFSLEFGYLIDPLTSIMLILITTVGILVLFYSDNYMSHDQGYLRFFAYLSFFNTSMLGLVTSSNLIQIYIFWELVGMCSYLLIGFWFTRPIAATACQKAFVTNRVGDFGLLLGILGLYWITGSFEFRDLFEIFNNLIYNNEVNFLFLTLCSFLLFTGAVAKSAQFPLHVWLPDAMEGPTPISALIHAATMVAAGIFLVARLLPLFIIIPYIMNFISLIGIITVLLGATLALAQKDIKRSLAYSTMSQLGYMMLALGMGSYRAALFHLITHAYSKALLFLGSGSIIHSMESIVGYSPDKSQNMVLMGGLKKHVPITKTAFLVGTLSLCGIPPLACFWSKDEILNDSWLYSPIFAIIACSTAGLTAFYMFRVYLLTFEGHLNVQFQNYSGQKSSSFYSISLWGKEIPKKIKKNFRLLTLLAMDNNERASFFWNKTYQIDGNVKRILSPFLTIIHFRTKNTFSYPHESDNTMIFPIFLLVLFTLFVGAIGIPFNQDESNLDILSKLLNPSINILHQNSNNSVNWEEFVTNASFSLSIAFVGIFLATFLYKPIYSSLQNLNLLNSVVKRTPNRVLRDKIINGIYDWSYNRGYIDALYTKSLIEGIRGLAELTHFFDRRVIDGITNGFGLASFFLGEGIKYVGGGRISSYLLLYLVFVLIFLLIYFNFHFLNFTK